From a single Rhodococcus jostii RHA1 genomic region:
- a CDS encoding ScbR family autoregulator-binding transcription factor, whose protein sequence is MAAQKRAEVTRRALLHAAAEVFTRHGYADTKLSEILTQALTTKGALYFHYASKEELARAVIEEGTRRFTAVCTPYLDSPTPAFEAMIGISFVTVDAALNDPVMGATFRLITEMGDYRSSETDTFATWISTYQLLAHRAIDEGDLREDTDPDAVGQLLVELFAGARLLATATDNPTTLPTRTAMAWDLLLPVLVTTPKIDYFRQFVTRRLPTVRLP, encoded by the coding sequence ATGGCCGCCCAGAAGCGAGCAGAAGTCACCCGCCGCGCATTGCTCCATGCCGCGGCCGAGGTGTTCACCCGCCACGGCTACGCAGACACGAAGCTGAGCGAGATCCTCACCCAGGCCCTGACAACCAAGGGGGCCCTGTACTTTCACTACGCCTCCAAGGAAGAACTCGCCCGCGCCGTCATCGAGGAGGGCACGAGGCGGTTCACTGCCGTGTGCACCCCGTATCTCGACTCCCCCACGCCGGCATTCGAGGCCATGATCGGCATCTCATTCGTCACGGTCGACGCCGCCCTCAACGACCCGGTGATGGGGGCAACATTCCGCCTCATCACCGAAATGGGCGACTACCGCAGTTCCGAGACGGACACCTTCGCCACCTGGATATCCACCTACCAACTCCTGGCCCACAGAGCAATCGACGAGGGCGACCTGCGCGAGGACACCGATCCGGACGCCGTCGGTCAACTCCTCGTGGAACTCTTCGCCGGGGCACGCCTCCTGGCGACGGCCACCGACAACCCCACCACCCTGCCGACGCGGACGGCAATGGCGTGGGATCTTCTCCTCCCGGTGCTGGTGACCACCCCAAAGATCGACTACTTTCGACAATTCGTCACCCGGAGGCTGCCCACGGTGCGCCTGCCGTGA